Genomic segment of Rana temporaria chromosome 12, aRanTem1.1, whole genome shotgun sequence:
GCAAaccttagattaaaaaaaatgtgcatttaatggGTATTGACCTGCAAATCACAATAAATGTCCATACTGTGACATCAATACTAACAATACATAGCATAATAACTGTACATAGCATAGTGACTCTACATAGCATATCACATCCATGCATAGcagtgccatcttaatagcatcatgggcccctgggcaaagaaatgcattGGGGCCCAAACAATGAAGATGGTGACCTACGGCGTGCTACGCTGTCTGAGTCTGAAGatggcagaggtgggtggagctggtCTAGTTTTCCAGCCGCGGAGGCGGCACGCTatgaatgctggggcggccgcggCACGCTCTGAATGCTGGGGGGGTGGCGGCCTCTGACATCACTGGGTGCTAGGCGCTGGGCGGCCAGGGattctagcaaccagtgcagtcAAGTGGCATGCCCCAGCTTCGTAGGCTTGGCGTCCCTTTTCTGCAGCAGCTTACAGTGCCGGGGCATGGTGCACCTGCCTGGGATTGGCCTTGCCCGTCCTGATGGGGCCCCATGGGCACCTGAggcccctgggctgtgcccaggtgtgcccactgGATAAGATGGCCCTGATGCATAGGTGTGCCCAGCCTATTGCattcggtaaattacatatttactggcccctttcccCACTCATTCTAATCGGAGgtaggtaaggggtggaaccaaggaacattgctcggaggtgggtagatggcggagacaaggggtgactcgAAAGGGgagagtacctgcacctattttttgagaaaaaaagccctggctaggACAAACAAGTGTACATCATATATAGTCACTGTACAAGTCTAGATAGGAACAAACAGTAGAGTACGTAGTAATATCTTGTGGTGTCTATGCACTAGaagaatttacataaaaaaatgcatagaaaTACTTTTATAAATGAAACTAAATTGACTAAACTTGAGCCCTAGGTGAAAGCAGATcacactactttttttttgggctgactGTCTATGGAACAATATTATTCATGGCTAACATACTAAAGCTTCCCTTCAAGGTGTCAAGTAACAAGGACTCAAATACTCAATACATGATTACATTTAGTAATCAAAAATTGTCGTACTCAAATATATACTCTACATATTACTCAAAGTCTTGAAGACCCTTTGATAGGACTTGTCCTCGATGTCCTGTATTATGTTATATCCTGTTAAGTTTTCTTTGCTGTCATCTATAGTACCAAGAGATGCCACACTTGCCATATTCTGTGACATGTTGAATAACCCATTGGGCATGGAGCTTGTGGACGCTACTTTAGATAAATCATTAAGCATGGAGTCCGTTGATTCCGAAATGTGTATGATATTGGTCATTGAGCTTGAAGACTTGTTTTTACTGGATAACACATTCTGTACTGGCTTTGGAGGTGTCTCGAAGGTGAACCGAATGGACACTGAGCTTGTGGTTGGACTAGCAGGCATGGCATTTATGTCCAGCTGTTTGGCACTGCAAAACGGGGCGTAGTACTCAGTCATTTCCTCAAACTGCTCACAGTCCACCTTGTAATATTTCTTCTTGGCCTCCAAGATGTTGTTGAACCTGAAACCCCAGAGGATTTCCCGTGGTAGGTAGGATGTTCGAGACTGGTGAGATGTTCCAGTGGAGTCGCCCGTGTATATGAAAGTAACTAAGATCTCAAACCTATCTGCAGCCAAAGCTTTACGATCCAGAGCATACAGAGGACTGTCTTGGTCAATAACATGGACTACGGTGACTGGTGTAACCAATATTATTTGGTCATTCACCAGTTTCAGGTCTTTGTATCCCATGGTGATCCCTTTCTCGTGGTCTTCATGATAACGCAGAAGCTGAGCTCGCACGTTTCCTTCAACAACATGGTTTGGTCGAAAGTCACCAACACGCCACATGAGGCACAGTTTGCCGTCCCGTATCCCTACAAGGGCAAAGTAACTAAAGCGTACAGTCTGTGCTCTTTTGcgggccgtggccatcttggccATTGCTGCCCCAATTATAAAAGTGTCAATGACGCAGCTTAATACTGACTGGATGGTTACCATTATAATGGCAAAGGAGCACTCCACTGTTACGCCGCGGTATCCATATCCGATGGTTGTTTGTGTCTCCAAGGAAAATAAGAACGCCCCTACAAATGTGTGCACGTTGTCAACGCAAGGAACTATGTCCATGTCGTTTAGATCTCCATGCTGAAGAGCTATGAGCCAAAAGATGAAGCCAAACAACAGCCATGACAGGATGTATGATAAGGTGAAGATGATAAGCATGTGACGCCACTTCATATCGACCAGTGTGGTAAAAATGTCCACCACGTAGCTTTCCCATTCCCCAAGGATACTCTTGAAGTAGACGTTGCAGCTGCCATCCTTCTGCATGAAGCGGGTCTGGAAGGACCGTTTGCATACTACACTGTGTTGGTGCCAGGTGCTCTCTTTAATGTTTACCAGCCTCCAGGCATCAGTGGTGTGGCTCATCTTGATGTCAAAAGTCAATTTTCCACCAAAAACAGTTCTCTATTCATTTAATacctataaaagaaaagaaatgcaTTGTTGTTAGTATTAAACAGTAGTGGGCAGAAAATGGGGTGTATCTCATTGTTGACCAAGTCAGTGTCTTTAGGAGATGTTGGCCTTATAATGTCATATGATGACTTTGAGCCTAACACTGCATGTGAAAAGACTTCCAATAACTTTCTTCTATACATGAGGGTCAACCATCACATCAGTATCCTATGAAGGGTCACGAGTAACAATCAAAGGTTCAATACAATGGGGT
This window contains:
- the KCNJ16 gene encoding inward rectifier potassium channel 16; protein product: MSHTTDAWRLVNIKESTWHQHSVVCKRSFQTRFMQKDGSCNVYFKSILGEWESYVVDIFTTLVDMKWRHMLIIFTLSYILSWLLFGFIFWLIALQHGDLNDMDIVPCVDNVHTFVGAFLFSLETQTTIGYGYRGVTVECSFAIIMVTIQSVLSCVIDTFIIGAAMAKMATARKRAQTVRFSYFALVGIRDGKLCLMWRVGDFRPNHVVEGNVRAQLLRYHEDHEKGITMGYKDLKLVNDQIILVTPVTVVHVIDQDSPLYALDRKALAADRFEILVTFIYTGDSTGTSHQSRTSYLPREILWGFRFNNILEAKKKYYKVDCEQFEEMTEYYAPFCSAKQLDINAMPASPTTSSVSIRFTFETPPKPVQNVLSSKNKSSSSMTNIIHISESTDSMLNDLSKVASTSSMPNGLFNMSQNMASVASLGTIDDSKENLTGYNIIQDIEDKSYQRVFKTLSNM